DNA from Rhodobacteraceae bacterium M382:
CAAGGAACGCGAAAAGCGGCCCGAAAACGTGATCCCGCGGCTCAAAGCGATGTTGGGCGAAGAGGTCGAGTTCGAACTGGAGTGGGTGTCGATTTATACCTTCCAGTGCCGCCGGATGGAGCAGTTCCGTCATGGTCGGGTGGTCTTCGCTGGCGATGCCGCGCATCAGGTCTCCCCCTTTGGTGCCCGTGGCGCAAATTCGGGCCTGCAGGACACCGACAACCTGTGTTGGAAACTGAAACTGGTGATGGACGGCAAGGCGCCCGAAAGCCTGTTGGACAGCTATGATTACGAACGTGTGTACGGCGCGGACGAGAACATTCTGAATTCATCGCGGTCGACCGATTTCATTACGCCAAAATCCGATATGTCCCGCGTCCTGCGCGACGCGGTTCTGGACCTGAGCGAACAGTATGAATTCGCCCGCCCATTGGTGAATTCGGGCCGTTTGTCGGTGCCTTGCACCTATGACGGGTCGCCATTGAATTCGGCCGATGCGTTGGATGGTCCCGCCCGCACCCGGCCAGGATCACCTTGCCCGGACGTCCCGTTGGGGGATGAGTTCCTGTTGCCGAAACTTGCTGACAAATTCACTCTGCTGACCATCGACGCCGATGCCCCCGATCTGATCGAAGAGGACGGCATCGAAGTCACCCGCCTGGCATTGTCGGTAAAGGACGACCCGACGTTGGCGCTCAAGGCGCGGTACCTGGGGGACAATGACAGCGGTGTCTATCTGATCCGCCCGGACCAGCACGTCGCCGCCCGTCGACCCAGCTTTGATGAAAACCAGTTCCGGCACGCGATCCGCCGGGCAACAGGCAAGGAGTAACACCCATGTCCGATCTAAACCTGACCCCAAACATCAACGGCGCAGATGATTTCTATGCCGAACTTTTGTCTGCCCACGAAGGTCTGGAGAAAACCGACAGTGACGCGCTGAACGCCCGGCTGATCCTGGTGTTGGCCAATCACATTGGTGATCGCACCGTGCTGACCCAGGCGCTGAAGGCTGCCGCTCTGAAAGAGGAATGATGAACATGAAAATCGAACAAATCCATCACGTTGCCTATCGCTGCAAGGATGCCAAGGAAACCGTTGAATGGTATGGCAAGATGCTGAACATGGATTTCATCCTGGCAATTGCCGAGGACCATGTCCCATCAACCCATGAACCCGACCCCTATATGCATCTGTTCCTGGATGCGGGGAACGGCAACGTGCTGGCGTTCTTTGAACTGCCGACCAAGCCGGAAATGGGGCGCGACCCCAACACACCGATCTGGGTGCAGCACATCGCATTCAAGGTCAAGGACCGCGCAACGCTGATCGAATTCAAAGAGCATCTGGAGGCCAATGGCGTCGATGTTCTGGGCGTGACCGACCATTCGATCTTCCATTCGATCTATTTCTTTGATCCCAATGGCCACCGTGTCGAGCTGGCCTGCCCGGATCCAGAGGAAGAAGCCATGCTGAAACGCATGGACGAGGTGAAGTGGGACATGCTGAATGAATGGTCCGTGACCAAAAAAGCGCCCAAACACGCCGACTGGTTGCACGCCAAGGAACTCAACAAGGACGCCTGATCCTGCTATCCTTTGCACATAGTCGCACTAAACTGATGACAACCGGCTCCTGCGAGCCGGTTGTTTGCCAACGGACAGGGGCACGAGATGACCGACACCATTCTATTTGATTATTGGCGCTCGTCCGCGAGCTATCGACTGCGCATTGCGCTGAATTTGGCCGGGATTGAATACAGGGCCATTTCGATTGATCTGACAAAGGGCGAACAGCGGTCTGGCGATCATCTGGCACGCAATCCACAGGGATTTGTGCCGGTCCTGGAGATTGACGGGCTGCAACTGACCCAATCCCTGGCCATTCTAGACTATCTTGACCAGACCCGTAATCTGGGGCTTGTGCCAACTGGTCCCGCAGAGAGAGCCAAGGTTCAGGCGCTGGCGCACTCTATTGCCGTGGATGTTCACCCGGTTTGCAACCTGCAAGTCGCCAAATATGCCACAGGGTTAAGCGGCGGTGCCGAAGGGATGCCCGGCGATTGGATGAAACATTTCATTCGCCCCGGATTGCAGGCCTTCGAAACCCTTCTGGCACAGTTTGACCAGTCGCCCTATTGTACCGGCGACAGACCGGGATTGGCCGATATCTGCCTGATGCCGCAACTTTACAACGCTCGGCGTTGGGGCGTCGAAATTTCAGACTTATCCCGTTTGCTGGGCGTAGAGGCGGCCTGTGCCGAACACCCGGCTTTTGTTGCGGCTTATCCGGATGCCGTGCAACCCGCGTGATCTGTGACCACGCCTAGGGCTGGCTCAGGGCCGCGATCAACTCTTCGAGCAGCTTGCGCCGCCGACGGGACGCCGAAAAACTGTCCGGCCAGGTCAGCCAATACCCTTCGGCGCAGGGCAGTGGCGGAACATCAATCAGGGTCAGCTGATCGGTTGCCAGAAAATGCCGGGCCAGCACACGGGAGCCCAGAACAATGCCTTGGCCCAACCGCGCCGCGCGCAAGGCATGCCCCATGGAATCCACGTTCAGCCCGCTGAAATGGGGCACCGGAAGGTTTAAGGCACGTGCCCATTCCTGCCATCCGGGGCGTTCGCCCCGAAGTTCGATCGCCGGGCGGAGTTTCCAGTCGTCCGGATCCCAGTGGGTGGGCATCATGGGTTGCAATACTTCGGGGTGCAACAGATGCGCCTGCCGCCCAGGCCAGGGTCCGCGACCATAGCGCAATTGCAAAGCTGTGCTTTCATCCGCAAAAGCCGACCGCAGTGGCACCGAATTGGTGACAAAACGCAGGTCCGGATAGGCGGCCAAGAACGGCACCACCCGTGGCAGAACAAGCGTATCCAGATGCGATGACAGGGCGGCCAACCGAATTTCACGGGGGCTTTTTCCAAACAGGTCAACCGTACCCTGTTCCAAGGTTCTGAGCGTCTCCTGGACCAGCGGCAAATAGCTTTCGCCATCTACGGTCAGGGTCACTCCACGGGCCCCACGCGAAAACAGCGGCCGTCCCAACCAGCTTTCCAAATTGCGGATTCGTTGGCTGACGGCGGCCTGCGTCGCCCCTTGTTCCTGGGCTGCTGCGGTGAAATTCCCGTGTCGGCCAGCTGCCTCGAACACACGCAACCAGTCGAGAGGAGGCAGCCCAGATTGCTTACGCGATTGAGGCATTAGTTTTTCCTGGCCTATTTACCAAAAAGAATTAATTCTTTTAATGTCATTTCACGGGTAGATGCGCAACCAGAACCAGGCAAATCGGAGACCCAGTCATGTCCAGTTCCGTTCACGTCGATGCTTCAGGCACCTTCCTCACCCTTGTTGATGGCACGTCCCGCCCCTTGCGGTTTCATGCCGTCTGGCTGCGTGACAATGCATTGGATGACCAGACCCGCGCGCCGGGAAACGGTCAGCGTTTGATCACCATCGGAGACATCCCCGCAGATACCCGCATTGCCACGGCTTCGGTCGCGGCAGAGACCCTGAGCGTGACCTTTGCGCCTGAAGACAAAACCGTTGCCTTCCCCATCAGCTGGTTGGTCAACAATGCCTATGACCGGGACCAAACCGCACCGTTGGGCTGGCTGGCCGGGAACGTGACAACCTGGGACGGCACCCGGACCGCACCCAGCTTTGACTGGACGGCGGTACAATCCAATTCTTCGGCAAAGCGAGACTGGCTGGCCGCGATTGCGGAATTGGGTTTTGCCAAGCTGACCGCAGGCCCCACAACCGAGGGTGCGCTGATCCAGGTCGCTGACCAATTCGGTTATGTGCGCGAAACCAACTATGGCCGCCACTTTGAAGTTCGCACCGAAGTGAACCCTACGAATCTGGCCTATACTGGATTGGGTCTGCAGGCCCATACTGACAATCCCTATCGTGACCCTGTTCCGTCCCTGCAGATCCTGTATTGCCTGGAAAACTCCGCCGAGGGTGGCGAGAGTATTGTCGTTGATGGCTTTCGCGTCGCCGAACGTCTGCGCGCAGACAATCCCAAAGGATTTGCCCTGTTGTCCGGATATCCGGCCCGGTTCGAATACAAGGGAACGGATGGCGTGTGGCTGCGGTCACGACGCCCGATGATCGAATTGTCGCCGGATGGGCAGCTGATTGGCATCCGGTTCAACAATCGGTCTTCGGCCCCTTTTGTAGACATCCCCTTTGACCAGATGGAAGCCTATTACGCGGCGTACCGCCAAATGGGGTCCTACATCGACGACCCGGACATGGGCGTGGCATTCAAGCTGGAACCGGGCGAGAGCTTTATCGTCGACAACACACGGGTGCTCCATGCCCGCAAAGGCTACTCTGGCGCGGGATCGCGTTGGCTGCAAGGATGCTATGCTGACAAGGATGGCCTGTTGTCGACCCTGACCGTCCTGTCTGAATTCAAGGAAGCTGCAGAATGAACGCGCCTGATTTTTCGACCCTGACCCAGACGAACATTGTCGCCTTTCTCGGGGATATCTTTGAGCGGCGCGGCGGTGAAGAATACCTGGGTGAACCCGTGACCATGGCCGAACACATGCTGCAGGGCGCAGCCATCGCAGAACAGAATGGCCAGGACGAAATCATCATCGTCTCGGCGCTGTTGCACGACATCGGCCATTTCACATCGGAATTTGGCACCTTCACCATGAACGACACCGAAGACCGGTACCACGAAGAGGCCGGTGCCAAGGTTCTGGAACAGTTCTTCCCGACCGTCGTCACCGATTGCGTGCGCTACCATGTGGCCGCAAAGCGGTATCTGTGCGCGACAAAGCCGGAATATTTCAACCGCCTGTCCGATGCCTCGATCCACTCTCTGAACCTTCAGGGCGGGCCCATGACACCCGAAGAGGTGGAGGTTTTTCAACAGAACCCCAATCTCAAGCAAATCATTGCAGTGCGCTATCTGGATGAGGCCGGAAAACGCGCGGATATGGACACGCCGGACTATTGGCATTTTGCACCGATGGTCCAACGCATCGTTGACCAGCATTTCGCCTAACGGGCAGGTTTCCCCGGCACGACAAACCCGTGCCGGGGAAAAGCGTCAGGCGACTTCGACACTCTGCTCTACGGACAGTTTTTCGATGTCCCCGGACTCTCCCACGGTGATCATTTCGCCGTGGGTCAGCTGTTCGAGACCGGAACAGGCCACCAGCATCATGACCTTCTTTTCACGAGCAACGATTGCCATGTGGCTGAGCCACCCACCAACCTGACTGAGCACGGCTCCAGACCGTTGCACCCATGGCAACCATGCTGGATGGACCATCTGACAGACCAGAATGTCTCCGTCCTCGAAACCTTCAAACAGCGCTTCGGGGTCGCCGTCGTCCTGGTCGACCCAGAACACCTTGCCGGACTTTTGGCCTTCGCCGGACACGCAGGTTCCCGACAACGCCGACTCCGCATGGGCCGTGGATTTGAGACCCATCGACAAAAGTTCGCAATCGCGCAAGGTCAGCGAGGCCGCTTTGGGAGCAAGTTTCCTTTTGATCTCGGCCTCTGCCTTTCTGAGTTCTGCCATTGCCACAAGGTCCGCCGTGTCGCTCCAGTCTGCCTGGGTGATCTCCCCCAGGCGCAATTGGAAAATCAGATCGGACAACTTGCTGACCTCCCCCAGGGCCAGAAATGCCCGGCGCAGCTCTGCATAGATTCGCAAGGCTTCGTGTTTTGCCTGTTCCTTCAGATCCTGCAAGGCAATCGCCAGATCGATGGTTTTCTCCAAGTCCGCAGGAAGGTTCGCCGGAACCTGTGGGTCCGGCCCCAGAGTGTGGACAGAGGTGTTGAGCAACGGCCACAACAATTCAGTCGCCTCCCCATAGCGCGGGCTGCTCAATTCATAGTCGAACAGGGCCCGGTGCCCCATCAGGCGCAGCGCCTGGGCCTTGCCCTGCGTGGCACCCAATGCGGCACACCGTGCCATAATGCTGCTGGGCGCATGCGGAAGTTCGGCCTGCATGAGATGGCTGTTCAGACTCAGATCTCCGGTTGCGGCTGTCCGGGCTTCGGTCATGGTGAAACCAGCCAGGATATTGATCTTTTCCGCTTCGACATAAATGTCATGCACCAACAGATCATGAAGCTCGGCAATGCTGTGCACGATCCGATCCACAGGCAACTTGGCGTAATCCACCGCCTGATAGAACGACAGCGCCTCCGCCAACCGCGGGATTGTATTCTGCCGAAACTCCTGCGGATAGGTTGATGCCTTCTTGCGCAGCTTGCGTGCTTGGGACTCTGTCAAATGCAGGGTCATGCTTTCTTTCAGCTTGGCATCAACAAATGTCTTGCCAAACAGGTGGACCAGATGTCCGTCGCCACCTTCGGGCAGCTTATAGGGGACACCCAGGTCGCGGCACGCCAGATCAACGCTGCCACCCGGAGCCCACAAGGTCGCCATGACGGAATAGGACAACGGTGTCGGGCGCGGCAGAACTTCGGACATTTCATCCTGTTCCAGAATTGCGGCCCCCGGGGTCGAACCTGCAAAGCGTGTCAGGATTCGCGCCCATTCCCGGACCCGGACCTGTTCAAGAGCCGAACCCGCGGACAAGGTGGTAA
Protein-coding regions in this window:
- a CDS encoding DUF2783 domain-containing protein; protein product: MSDLNLTPNINGADDFYAELLSAHEGLEKTDSDALNARLILVLANHIGDRTVLTQALKAAALKEE
- a CDS encoding TauD/TfdA family dioxygenase, which gives rise to MSSSVHVDASGTFLTLVDGTSRPLRFHAVWLRDNALDDQTRAPGNGQRLITIGDIPADTRIATASVAAETLSVTFAPEDKTVAFPISWLVNNAYDRDQTAPLGWLAGNVTTWDGTRTAPSFDWTAVQSNSSAKRDWLAAIAELGFAKLTAGPTTEGALIQVADQFGYVRETNYGRHFEVRTEVNPTNLAYTGLGLQAHTDNPYRDPVPSLQILYCLENSAEGGESIVVDGFRVAERLRADNPKGFALLSGYPARFEYKGTDGVWLRSRRPMIELSPDGQLIGIRFNNRSSAPFVDIPFDQMEAYYAAYRQMGSYIDDPDMGVAFKLEPGESFIVDNTRVLHARKGYSGAGSRWLQGCYADKDGLLSTLTVLSEFKEAAE
- a CDS encoding LysR family transcriptional regulator — encoded protein: MPQSRKQSGLPPLDWLRVFEAAGRHGNFTAAAQEQGATQAAVSQRIRNLESWLGRPLFSRGARGVTLTVDGESYLPLVQETLRTLEQGTVDLFGKSPREIRLAALSSHLDTLVLPRVVPFLAAYPDLRFVTNSVPLRSAFADESTALQLRYGRGPWPGRQAHLLHPEVLQPMMPTHWDPDDWKLRPAIELRGERPGWQEWARALNLPVPHFSGLNVDSMGHALRAARLGQGIVLGSRVLARHFLATDQLTLIDVPPLPCAEGYWLTWPDSFSASRRRRKLLEELIAALSQP
- a CDS encoding FAD-dependent oxidoreductase; the protein is MNKIFEVPLYPYERHADQDASSPARHKVIVVGAGPIGLGAAIDLAQQGVEVLVLDDNDKVSFGSRAVCYAKRPLEILDRLGCGQPMVDKGVKWNIGKVFFDDRQVYDFNLLPEEGHQRPAFINLQQYYFEEYMVNRVRELQAEGAPIEIRGRNKVEAIGTHDDHVKVEVETPEGSYTVEADWLIACDGAGSPIRAMMGKDFVGRVFEDNFLIADVIMEAEFPTERWFWFDPPFNRGQSALLHKQPDGVWRIDLQLGWDIDKEREKRPENVIPRLKAMLGEEVEFELEWVSIYTFQCRRMEQFRHGRVVFAGDAAHQVSPFGARGANSGLQDTDNLCWKLKLVMDGKAPESLLDSYDYERVYGADENILNSSRSTDFITPKSDMSRVLRDAVLDLSEQYEFARPLVNSGRLSVPCTYDGSPLNSADALDGPARTRPGSPCPDVPLGDEFLLPKLADKFTLLTIDADAPDLIEEDGIEVTRLALSVKDDPTLALKARYLGDNDSGVYLIRPDQHVAARRPSFDENQFRHAIRRATGKE
- a CDS encoding HD domain-containing protein, whose translation is MNAPDFSTLTQTNIVAFLGDIFERRGGEEYLGEPVTMAEHMLQGAAIAEQNGQDEIIIVSALLHDIGHFTSEFGTFTMNDTEDRYHEEAGAKVLEQFFPTVVTDCVRYHVAAKRYLCATKPEYFNRLSDASIHSLNLQGGPMTPEEVEVFQQNPNLKQIIAVRYLDEAGKRADMDTPDYWHFAPMVQRIVDQHFA
- the maiA gene encoding maleylacetoacetate isomerase, with amino-acid sequence MTDTILFDYWRSSASYRLRIALNLAGIEYRAISIDLTKGEQRSGDHLARNPQGFVPVLEIDGLQLTQSLAILDYLDQTRNLGLVPTGPAERAKVQALAHSIAVDVHPVCNLQVAKYATGLSGGAEGMPGDWMKHFIRPGLQAFETLLAQFDQSPYCTGDRPGLADICLMPQLYNARRWGVEISDLSRLLGVEAACAEHPAFVAAYPDAVQPA
- a CDS encoding VOC family protein, whose translation is MKIEQIHHVAYRCKDAKETVEWYGKMLNMDFILAIAEDHVPSTHEPDPYMHLFLDAGNGNVLAFFELPTKPEMGRDPNTPIWVQHIAFKVKDRATLIEFKEHLEANGVDVLGVTDHSIFHSIYFFDPNGHRVELACPDPEEEAMLKRMDEVKWDMLNEWSVTKKAPKHADWLHAKELNKDA